A DNA window from Acetobacter aceti NBRC 14818 contains the following coding sequences:
- the gcvT gene encoding glycine cleavage system aminomethyltransferase GcvT → MSDPLLQTPLFSLHEEYGARMVPFAGYAMPLQYADGIMAEHQHTRTHAGLFDVSHMGQVALRPIDGDMNRVALALERIVPVDVLGLKAGRQRYGFLTNDAGGILDDLMIVNMGTWFLVVVNAACKAQDIALMQRELSSDCTVEPLPDRALLALQGPEAETALARIAPAVTTMKFMDAKAVTLDGVEAIVTRSGYTGEDGFEISVPADKAEQVARNLLAQPEVKPIGLGARDSLRLEGGLCLYGSDLDKTTSPVEGALEWAIQKARRNGGARAGGFPGADLILAQLEQGASRRRVGLLAEGRAPVRHGAELFAESEGGSPIGVVTSGAFGPTLQAPVAMGYVETAFAPVGTKVFAELRGRRIPVTVAAMPFVPVGFKR, encoded by the coding sequence ATGAGCGATCCGCTTCTGCAGACGCCTCTCTTTTCCCTGCATGAAGAATACGGCGCCAGAATGGTGCCGTTCGCCGGTTACGCCATGCCGTTGCAGTATGCCGACGGCATCATGGCCGAGCATCAGCACACCCGTACGCACGCCGGACTGTTCGATGTTTCGCACATGGGACAGGTCGCGCTCCGTCCCATCGACGGCGACATGAACCGCGTGGCGCTTGCGCTGGAGCGGATCGTGCCGGTGGATGTTCTGGGGCTGAAAGCCGGACGTCAGCGCTATGGTTTTCTCACAAACGACGCAGGCGGAATCCTTGACGATCTGATGATCGTCAACATGGGCACGTGGTTCCTCGTTGTCGTCAACGCGGCTTGCAAGGCTCAGGACATCGCCCTGATGCAGCGCGAACTGTCCTCTGACTGCACGGTGGAACCGCTGCCAGACCGTGCCCTTCTGGCGTTGCAGGGACCGGAAGCTGAAACCGCTCTGGCAAGAATTGCGCCTGCCGTGACGACCATGAAATTCATGGATGCGAAGGCTGTTACTCTGGACGGCGTTGAGGCGATCGTCACACGCTCCGGCTACACGGGCGAAGATGGGTTCGAAATCAGCGTTCCGGCTGACAAGGCCGAACAGGTTGCAAGAAATCTACTGGCCCAGCCAGAGGTGAAACCCATCGGCCTTGGCGCGCGTGACAGCCTGCGACTTGAAGGCGGTCTCTGCCTCTACGGCTCCGACCTCGACAAAACGACATCGCCCGTGGAAGGCGCGCTCGAATGGGCGATCCAGAAAGCCCGCCGAAATGGCGGCGCACGCGCTGGTGGTTTCCCCGGTGCAGACCTGATTCTGGCGCAGCTTGAGCAGGGTGCCAGTCGCCGACGGGTCGGGCTGCTGGCGGAAGGCCGCGCTCCTGTGCGGCATGGCGCCGAACTGTTCGCGGAAAGCGAAGGCGGTTCTCCCATCGGCGTGGTCACGTCCGGCGCCTTCGGCCCGACGCTTCAGGCTCCTGTCGCCATGGGCTATGTCGAAACAGCTTTTGCACCGGTGGGAACAAAGGTTTTTGCCGAACTGCGCGGACGTCGCATTCCGGTGACGGTTGCCGCGATGCCGTTTGTTCCGGTCGGTTTCAAGCGCTGA
- a CDS encoding HU family DNA-binding protein → MSKAFIAAVIQDSINCTGVAANKAAADLMDAIVKELKRDGGFTLPSFGTFTVKKTKARKALNPRTGEPVKVKAGKTVRFKASPNLKKAV, encoded by the coding sequence ATGAGTAAAGCTTTTATTGCTGCGGTCATCCAGGATTCGATCAATTGCACAGGGGTGGCCGCAAATAAGGCTGCGGCTGATCTTATGGATGCAATTGTGAAGGAACTGAAGCGGGACGGTGGTTTCACACTTCCGTCCTTCGGTACTTTTACGGTCAAGAAGACCAAGGCCCGCAAGGCCCTTAACCCGCGCACCGGTGAGCCGGTCAAGGTGAAGGCCGGAAAGACGGTGCGTTTCAAGGCAAGCCCGAACCTGAAGAAAGCTGTCTGA
- a CDS encoding TetR/AcrR family transcriptional regulator: MPMEEEDDQFDSTLLEAAMSLAASKGWSNISMPEIARHAGLDVGEVRCRYPFKTSVLLLLGRLADRSALIDDGSLGTSRETLFDLMMRRFDVFQQYRAGVLSVLKTLPFDPLVTVILGGATVDSMRWIAGAAGIQTSGIEGALRVQGVVALWTYALRSWEKDESEDLGLTMIALESGLDRAERMGLFRNAVSLKSETEGDETSNLLTSEASDVSFNDFQDGK; encoded by the coding sequence ATGCCTATGGAAGAAGAAGACGACCAGTTCGACTCCACCCTGCTTGAAGCTGCGATGTCCCTCGCCGCCAGCAAGGGCTGGAGCAACATATCAATGCCCGAGATCGCCCGGCATGCAGGTCTGGATGTGGGCGAGGTCCGTTGCCGTTATCCGTTCAAGACGTCTGTGCTGCTGCTGCTGGGCAGGTTGGCGGATCGTTCTGCCCTGATCGACGATGGTTCGCTCGGAACCTCGCGGGAAACGCTCTTCGACCTGATGATGCGGCGTTTCGATGTTTTCCAGCAATATCGTGCTGGCGTGCTCTCTGTCCTGAAGACCCTGCCCTTCGATCCTCTGGTCACGGTCATTCTGGGTGGAGCAACGGTAGACAGCATGCGCTGGATTGCTGGCGCAGCAGGCATACAGACCAGTGGCATTGAAGGTGCCTTGCGGGTTCAGGGCGTTGTCGCCTTGTGGACGTATGCGCTTCGCTCATGGGAAAAAGATGAAAGCGAAGATCTCGGCCTGACGATGATCGCCCTTGAGTCAGGTCTTGATCGTGCCGAGAGGATGGGGCTTTTCCGCAATGCGGTCAGCTTGAAGTCAGAGACTGAAGGTGACGAAACGTCAAACCTCCTGACGTCTGAAGCCAGCGATGTCAGTTTCAATGATTTTCAGGACGGGAAATAA
- a CDS encoding glycosyltransferase has protein sequence MNPYRQVVPPARDLGLVPKILIVAELSIPQCAKYRVWQRKEELELLGWEVEVVNWHDPQSALSAMQTSWEVIFYRTPAVSVIQTLITEAKRFGIEPWWEVDDLIFDLELYGQNSNLLSLSKSEQEILLEGAGLYRECLQLCGRGIASTRVLGDIMLRAGVREVCVIENALDGETLRIADQLLAIEKAPRENGDIVVVYGSGTRTHDQDFVECAAGLAAAMDIEPRLVLKIIGELTLPDDFRRFGARVEYLEGRDYAGYMAVLAGADIAIAPLEPSIFNDAKSNIKFLEAAILQVPAVCSPCDTFRDVVEDNRNGFLAKDKTDWREMLLALAHDEALRERIGHQARLDVLEHYRPEAIARQQVAVQFPSPERRKTDRLRVMAVNIFFKPRSFGGATLVAEEMATHLSALETDVAVFTSYEPIPALFSSSLRYEIEGLPVVGSPLSTHIDPIAGLDNPRCTAQFISWVKAFRPDVVHFHSIQGLGLGMLQACLEEGVPFVVTLHDAWWLCERQFMVKPNGRYCFQRHIDLNVCRSCLPGAMHLKVRQDMMLSMLKEASLLLTPSESHRALYLANGFDPEQVKVNRNGFSWPKVPHKPHQPKTPIRFGFVGGQEAVKGFPLVREVFEGLESTDWELVLIDNTLNLGFASMDVSGWKVKGKITIQPAYGDATRDDFFNSIDVLLFPSQWMESYGLTVREALARDVWVISTAPGGQAEDIVDGVNGNLIPLDGRPEPLKTAVEGILARPDMLDSYVNSMKDALPNFRRQAEELKQYLQSVVQ, from the coding sequence TTGAATCCTTATAGGCAGGTTGTGCCACCCGCACGGGATCTGGGGCTTGTACCTAAAATATTGATTGTTGCTGAACTCAGTATCCCGCAATGCGCAAAGTATCGGGTGTGGCAAAGAAAAGAAGAGCTGGAATTACTTGGCTGGGAAGTCGAGGTTGTAAACTGGCATGACCCACAAAGCGCTTTGTCCGCCATGCAAACAAGCTGGGAAGTCATTTTCTATCGCACCCCGGCGGTTTCTGTTATCCAGACGCTGATTACGGAAGCAAAACGCTTTGGTATTGAGCCCTGGTGGGAAGTCGATGATCTGATCTTTGATCTCGAGCTTTATGGGCAGAACAGTAATCTGCTCTCATTGAGTAAATCAGAGCAGGAAATTCTCCTTGAAGGTGCTGGGCTTTACCGGGAATGCCTGCAACTGTGTGGACGTGGCATCGCTTCTACGCGTGTTCTTGGCGACATCATGCTGCGCGCTGGCGTCAGGGAGGTTTGTGTCATTGAGAATGCGCTGGATGGCGAAACCCTGCGGATTGCCGACCAGCTTCTGGCTATCGAGAAAGCTCCACGGGAAAACGGGGATATCGTCGTTGTTTACGGATCGGGGACACGTACCCACGATCAGGACTTCGTGGAATGTGCTGCGGGGCTGGCGGCAGCTATGGATATTGAGCCACGCTTGGTCCTGAAGATTATTGGTGAACTCACCCTGCCGGATGATTTCCGGAGATTTGGTGCCCGCGTGGAATATCTGGAAGGGCGTGATTATGCGGGATACATGGCTGTCCTCGCCGGAGCCGATATAGCCATTGCGCCGCTTGAGCCATCAATTTTCAATGACGCCAAAAGCAATATCAAATTTTTGGAAGCAGCTATCCTGCAGGTTCCGGCGGTCTGTTCGCCCTGCGACACCTTCCGTGACGTGGTCGAGGACAATAGGAACGGTTTTCTTGCAAAAGATAAAACCGACTGGAGAGAGATGCTTCTTGCGCTGGCGCACGATGAGGCTCTTCGCGAGCGTATCGGGCATCAGGCGCGATTGGATGTACTGGAGCATTACCGGCCTGAAGCCATAGCGCGGCAGCAGGTTGCCGTGCAGTTTCCATCGCCTGAACGACGCAAAACGGATCGCCTGCGTGTTATGGCAGTCAACATATTCTTTAAACCGCGATCTTTCGGTGGCGCTACTCTTGTTGCTGAGGAAATGGCGACACATTTATCAGCACTTGAAACTGATGTTGCCGTATTTACCTCCTACGAACCGATCCCCGCGCTATTTTCCTCCTCTCTTCGCTATGAAATCGAAGGGCTACCTGTCGTCGGATCCCCGCTTTCCACACATATCGATCCGATTGCTGGGCTCGATAATCCTCGCTGTACTGCCCAGTTTATCTCATGGGTAAAAGCATTCCGGCCTGATGTCGTGCATTTTCATTCGATACAGGGACTGGGTCTGGGGATGTTGCAGGCCTGTCTGGAAGAAGGTGTGCCATTCGTGGTGACGCTTCATGACGCGTGGTGGTTGTGTGAACGACAGTTCATGGTCAAACCGAATGGGCGTTATTGTTTCCAGCGTCACATCGACCTCAATGTGTGTCGATCCTGTCTGCCGGGGGCCATGCACCTCAAGGTACGTCAGGACATGATGCTGTCGATGCTGAAAGAAGCCTCACTGCTTCTGACTCCGAGCGAGTCCCATCGTGCCCTTTATCTGGCCAACGGTTTTGATCCCGAGCAGGTGAAGGTGAATAGAAACGGTTTCAGTTGGCCAAAGGTGCCACATAAGCCGCATCAGCCAAAAACGCCGATCCGGTTCGGTTTTGTGGGCGGACAGGAAGCGGTGAAAGGTTTTCCATTGGTCCGTGAGGTGTTCGAAGGACTGGAGAGCACTGACTGGGAACTGGTTCTGATCGATAACACGCTTAATCTCGGTTTTGCGTCGATGGATGTTTCAGGCTGGAAGGTGAAAGGCAAGATCACCATTCAGCCAGCCTACGGCGATGCAACACGGGATGATTTCTTTAATTCCATTGATGTGCTGCTGTTCCCCTCCCAGTGGATGGAAAGTTATGGCCTGACTGTGCGCGAAGCCCTAGCCCGTGATGTCTGGGTCATTTCCACGGCTCCCGGGGGGCAGGCGGAAGATATTGTTGATGGCGTCAATGGCAACCTCATTCCTCTCGATGGTCGGCCTGAGCCCTTGAAAACAGCGGTAGAAGGCATTCTGGCGCGACCTGACATGCTGGATTCCTATGTGAATTCCATGAAAGATGCTCTTCCGAATTTTAGAAGGCAGGCAGAAGAGCTGAAGCAATATCTTCAGTCCGTAGTCCAATAG
- a CDS encoding type III secretion system chaperone family protein translates to MPALTMTTSTPNSNPIDLMEQIVCGYEWAFDRRNSSEMAAEAPGKWCDYGLYFSWSAELSAMHFTCTFDLKVPEPQRKALFELIALANERLWIGHFALDVESGTPMFRHAVLLRGAPGASMESLEDMVDIAITECERFYPAFQFVLWGGKAPAEALEAAMLDCMGEA, encoded by the coding sequence ATGCCCGCTCTGACGATGACCACCTCCACTCCCAACTCCAACCCGATCGATCTGATGGAACAGATCGTCTGTGGTTACGAATGGGCGTTCGACCGGCGCAATTCATCCGAGATGGCGGCCGAAGCACCCGGCAAATGGTGCGATTACGGCCTGTATTTTTCTTGGTCGGCCGAGCTCAGCGCCATGCATTTCACCTGCACCTTCGATCTGAAAGTGCCAGAGCCACAGCGCAAGGCTCTCTTCGAACTGATCGCCCTGGCCAATGAGCGGCTCTGGATCGGTCACTTCGCACTGGATGTCGAAAGTGGAACGCCCATGTTCCGCCACGCCGTTCTGCTGCGTGGCGCTCCCGGCGCTTCCATGGAGAGTCTGGAAGACATGGTGGATATCGCCATCACCGAATGTGAGCGTTTCTATCCGGCCTTCCAGTTCGTACTCTGGGGCGGCAAGGCTCCGGCCGAGGCGCTGGAAGCCGCCATGCTCGACTGTATGGGCGAAGCCTGA
- a CDS encoding accessory factor UbiK family protein produces MADRPRIFDDLAGVAGGALSAFAGVKEEINALVRSRVDEVLGQLQVVRREEFEVVKELAANARMAGEEAEQRIAALEKRVADLEETSTAPARIGHADQNSGWSGDSAAFPN; encoded by the coding sequence ATGGCTGACAGACCGCGTATTTTTGATGATCTTGCTGGCGTTGCCGGCGGCGCGCTCTCTGCCTTTGCCGGCGTGAAGGAAGAGATCAACGCGCTGGTCCGTTCGCGCGTTGATGAAGTCCTCGGCCAGTTACAGGTCGTACGCCGCGAGGAATTCGAAGTCGTCAAGGAACTCGCCGCCAACGCCCGTATGGCCGGAGAAGAGGCCGAACAGCGCATCGCCGCCCTGGAAAAACGTGTCGCTGATCTTGAGGAAACAAGCACAGCTCCTGCACGCATCGGTCATGCTGACCAGAATTCCGGCTGGAGCGGAGACAGCGCCGCCTTTCCGAACTGA
- a CDS encoding ATP-grasp domain-containing protein, which produces MPDYTRAMLDLAEFSNDPLFARETLLARLKTAGTPGQQAQLHYRLWEMCQVCGDETAALSHLKAAMHLDPVQGPVRSDDGSVRRIVVLNVPGTFQANAPLAMLLDDSTALYTLWVSGEPDRREELAERIRKLRPDVVILAMGEDARQTAAILEAEAIGKASGIPVLNGGERIMHMARSMVPEILADIPGLLVPPCRVVCPPFDRLPDFPLLVRPVSSHAGNSLARIDNRADFDRYVHDTGASGYYYATHFIDYVSKDGLYRKYRVVFVDGAPYPVHMAIHDDWAIWYYNAKMEQFPERRAEEARFMQDMTAFFPSSVMQALHAIPPCIGLDYFGLDFGVLEDGTLVVFEVETAMIVHDRDPDDIFPYKSACIARIRQAFERMIAKHMQGYALENKGDEIIACGKS; this is translated from the coding sequence GTGCCCGATTACACTCGGGCCATGCTTGATCTTGCTGAATTCTCCAATGATCCATTATTTGCGCGTGAGACGCTGCTTGCCCGGCTGAAAACTGCCGGGACGCCAGGTCAACAGGCGCAACTCCATTATCGTTTATGGGAAATGTGCCAGGTCTGTGGTGATGAAACGGCTGCTCTGAGTCACCTGAAGGCCGCAATGCATCTGGATCCGGTTCAGGGACCAGTTCGATCTGATGACGGATCTGTTCGGCGCATTGTTGTGCTGAATGTGCCGGGCACATTTCAGGCCAATGCACCGCTTGCCATGTTGCTGGATGACAGCACTGCTCTCTATACGCTGTGGGTTTCGGGTGAGCCGGACAGACGGGAAGAACTGGCGGAAAGAATCAGAAAGCTGCGACCGGATGTCGTTATTCTTGCGATGGGCGAGGACGCCCGTCAGACGGCTGCCATCCTTGAAGCTGAAGCGATTGGCAAAGCGTCAGGCATTCCTGTTCTGAATGGAGGGGAGCGTATCATGCATATGGCGCGTTCAATGGTGCCGGAGATTCTGGCGGATATTCCGGGGCTTCTGGTGCCGCCCTGTCGTGTGGTCTGCCCACCTTTTGACAGGCTTCCGGATTTTCCCCTGTTGGTCAGGCCTGTTTCGTCTCATGCGGGGAATAGTCTGGCGCGCATTGATAACCGTGCGGACTTTGATCGCTATGTTCATGACACGGGTGCATCCGGATATTATTATGCGACGCATTTTATTGATTATGTGAGTAAAGACGGACTCTACAGGAAATACAGGGTCGTTTTCGTCGATGGTGCGCCATATCCTGTTCATATGGCTATCCATGATGACTGGGCAATCTGGTATTATAACGCGAAAATGGAGCAGTTTCCTGAGAGGCGAGCGGAAGAAGCGCGGTTCATGCAGGATATGACGGCATTTTTTCCGTCTTCGGTCATGCAGGCGCTCCATGCGATTCCACCATGTATAGGACTGGATTATTTCGGGCTGGACTTTGGTGTTCTTGAGGATGGAACGCTGGTCGTCTTTGAAGTAGAAACCGCCATGATCGTGCATGATCGCGATCCAGACGATATTTTCCCATATAAAAGCGCCTGCATTGCACGTATCAGGCAGGCTTTTGAGCGCATGATTGCTAAACATATGCAGGGATATGCTTTAGAGAATAAAGGAGACGAAATTATTGCATGTGGCAAGAGTTAA
- the proC gene encoding pyrroline-5-carboxylate reductase: MTEPLPPLLLVGCGQMGGALLEAWIGKGLAPSVIMDRHRDAVSGPHTVVRELSKIPEDFMPEAVILAVKPQKAIPVMEELATLRPDIAERAVFVSVMAGLTAGSIAECLRNKAPEATPTIVRAMPNTPCSIGHGMTGLYRAPGVTDRQEKLCDRLLSAVGATVWVSEEDQINAVTAISGSGPAYVFLLAELLEKAAVGLGLPADVARILARKTVSGAGALLDHSPEDAAELRRRVTSPGGTTAAALAVLNAPANWPSAIPEAVAAAARRARELAS; encoded by the coding sequence ATGACAGAGCCTCTCCCACCTCTCCTTCTGGTCGGATGCGGCCAGATGGGAGGGGCTCTTCTCGAAGCCTGGATCGGCAAGGGGCTTGCCCCTTCCGTCATCATGGACCGGCACCGGGACGCTGTGAGCGGACCGCACACCGTTGTGCGGGAACTGTCGAAAATCCCTGAAGATTTCATGCCTGAGGCGGTCATTCTCGCGGTCAAGCCGCAGAAAGCCATCCCGGTCATGGAAGAACTCGCAACACTACGCCCCGACATCGCAGAGCGAGCTGTCTTTGTGTCCGTGATGGCCGGTCTGACCGCGGGATCAATCGCGGAATGCCTTCGCAACAAGGCACCGGAAGCAACTCCCACCATTGTGCGGGCCATGCCCAACACGCCCTGCTCCATCGGACACGGCATGACCGGGCTTTACAGGGCTCCGGGTGTTACGGACCGTCAGGAAAAACTCTGTGACCGACTGCTTTCAGCTGTCGGCGCAACGGTCTGGGTTTCCGAAGAAGATCAGATCAACGCGGTTACAGCCATTTCCGGCAGTGGGCCCGCCTATGTCTTTCTACTCGCCGAATTGCTGGAGAAAGCCGCTGTCGGACTGGGCCTGCCAGCAGATGTCGCTCGCATACTGGCCCGCAAGACTGTCTCCGGCGCTGGAGCCCTGCTCGATCACAGCCCGGAAGACGCCGCCGAACTGCGTCGTCGCGTAACCAGCCCCGGCGGCACCACCGCTGCGGCGCTCGCCGTGCTCAACGCGCCAGCAAACTGGCCATCCGCCATCCCTGAAGCTGTCGCAGCCGCCGCCCGGCGTGCGCGCGAGCTCGCTTCCTGA
- a CDS encoding beta strand repeat-containing protein, whose protein sequence is MPLMTVQGASAGAHVVVTVDGALTDQLASLVSDFSSTLTGEIGGIDGINLVPGSTAFGGNGIGYGVATVAGSYSVTGGVGAIVFGGAIGSGVPSIHTQIDASGVTSSFVSVEGGTTGGVQFQAGSSAGLFVAGAGNNAFTGDQLSNAGNWMVFAGSGNDTVIAGAGQNTINAGAGDNFVNVSNGTNTVYSYGHDTIYGGDCASNQTVSLYGGSSFVTVGKNSYVENVAGGGSNNAITVGGGSTVIGGTDDTISLNGGYSTVMTGVGDTISASGDAWVQYAVNADVSVAGSLTFVGGYGSSTITAGQSTIYGSNGMNVTLNATEPGSGKTIFSGGTGNETLNASGSTYGVAAYGNNAGTTGSQVFIGGTGADTLVGGVGDATMTGGSGQANTFAFRDGVAGGNYVITDFGSAVGNTVGLLNYSQSELQSALSNQVSANGSTTLKLDDGTTILFQNVASLNSGDFQIW, encoded by the coding sequence ATGCCATTGATGACCGTTCAGGGTGCATCAGCTGGGGCGCATGTAGTCGTCACTGTTGATGGGGCTCTCACCGACCAGCTCGCGAGCCTGGTCTCGGATTTTAGCAGCACACTTACCGGAGAGATTGGCGGGATTGATGGTATCAATCTTGTTCCGGGTTCAACGGCTTTTGGTGGAAACGGAATCGGATACGGCGTCGCTACCGTGGCTGGTTCCTACTCCGTAACGGGTGGCGTCGGTGCGATTGTTTTTGGTGGAGCCATCGGGTCAGGTGTCCCCAGCATTCATACGCAGATTGATGCGTCTGGTGTGACCTCCAGCTTTGTCAGTGTTGAAGGTGGTACGACGGGCGGTGTCCAGTTCCAGGCAGGCAGCTCGGCAGGTCTTTTTGTCGCTGGCGCGGGCAATAATGCCTTCACAGGTGACCAGCTCTCCAACGCTGGCAACTGGATGGTGTTTGCGGGTTCCGGCAACGACACGGTTATCGCCGGTGCGGGTCAGAACACGATCAACGCTGGAGCCGGTGATAACTTCGTCAACGTCAGCAACGGCACCAACACTGTCTATTCCTATGGTCACGACACCATCTATGGCGGTGATTGCGCCAGCAACCAGACTGTCTCACTTTATGGTGGCAGTTCCTTCGTGACGGTCGGTAAAAACTCCTACGTCGAGAATGTTGCCGGTGGAGGCAGCAATAATGCGATTACGGTTGGTGGTGGGTCTACCGTTATCGGCGGTACCGACGATACGATCTCGCTGAATGGTGGTTATTCCACAGTCATGACGGGTGTGGGTGATACGATCTCCGCCAGTGGTGATGCCTGGGTGCAGTATGCCGTCAACGCGGATGTTAGCGTTGCAGGCTCTCTTACCTTTGTTGGCGGCTATGGTTCCAGCACCATTACTGCCGGACAGAGCACCATCTATGGTTCGAACGGGATGAATGTCACCCTGAACGCTACCGAGCCGGGTTCAGGCAAGACCATCTTCTCTGGTGGAACGGGCAATGAGACACTCAATGCCTCTGGTTCGACATACGGTGTAGCAGCCTACGGTAACAATGCTGGAACCACCGGGTCTCAGGTGTTCATCGGTGGTACGGGTGCTGATACACTTGTCGGCGGTGTCGGTGATGCAACGATGACAGGTGGTTCCGGTCAGGCCAATACCTTCGCGTTTCGTGACGGAGTTGCTGGCGGTAACTATGTTATCACTGACTTTGGTTCTGCTGTTGGCAACACGGTTGGTCTGCTCAACTACTCTCAGAGTGAACTGCAGAGTGCCCTGTCAAATCAGGTCAGCGCGAATGGTTCTACGACTCTTAAGCTCGACGATGGTACCACCATTCTGTTCCAGAATGTTGCCAGCCTGAATTCGGGCGATTTCCAGATCTGGTAA
- the speD gene encoding adenosylmethionine decarboxylase: protein MNALAQLGMVSELPSNNQTVAIAESCEDERKDYFVERDGEKFAGTHLLVDLWEAVNLDDPAKIDATLCEAAVAAGATILHSHFHHFSPNGGVSGVVVLAESHISIHTWPERNFAAVDIFMCGDCDPHLSIPVMQRLFQAGRVLVDEQRRGRVSV from the coding sequence ATGAACGCACTTGCTCAACTGGGGATGGTCTCGGAACTCCCGAGCAATAACCAGACTGTCGCTATCGCTGAGTCCTGTGAGGACGAGCGCAAGGATTACTTCGTCGAACGCGACGGCGAAAAATTTGCAGGCACGCATCTGCTTGTGGATCTGTGGGAGGCTGTAAACCTCGACGATCCGGCAAAGATCGATGCTACGCTGTGTGAAGCTGCTGTGGCAGCCGGGGCGACAATCCTGCACAGTCATTTTCACCACTTTTCTCCGAATGGTGGTGTATCGGGTGTGGTGGTGCTGGCGGAAAGCCATATCTCCATCCACACATGGCCGGAACGCAATTTTGCGGCTGTGGACATCTTTATGTGCGGCGATTGCGATCCGCACTTGTCCATTCCCGTGATGCAGCGGCTGTTTCAGGCTGGACGCGTGCTGGTTGACGAGCAGCGTCGCGGTCGCGTTTCGGTCTGA
- the speE gene encoding polyamine aminopropyltransferase, translating into MSEQWLNEGLYDSWGQRFRVRKELARVKSPFQDIVVFESDSHGRVLMLDGVVQITEADEFVYQEMLTHVPLFTHPDPRRVLIIGAGDGGVLRRVLEHKAVEKAVMVEIDGAVIELSKQHLPKIAGDAWNDARADVIVGDGIAYVAEAPDASFDVIIVDSTDPIGVGEVLFTDSFYEHCARILGPDGLIVNQCGVPFMQADELHETSLRRAKFFPQVSAYVAAVPTYVGGFMTLGIASKGADPTQQDVTTVKARAKQAGVLGNTQYWTPEIHVGSFNLPPYIAKHLPSGN; encoded by the coding sequence ATGTCTGAGCAGTGGCTGAACGAAGGGCTGTACGACAGCTGGGGACAGAGATTCCGGGTTCGCAAGGAACTCGCTCGCGTCAAAAGTCCTTTCCAGGACATTGTCGTGTTCGAGAGCGATTCCCATGGTCGCGTGCTCATGCTCGACGGCGTGGTGCAGATCACGGAAGCAGATGAGTTCGTCTATCAGGAAATGCTGACGCATGTTCCCCTGTTCACGCATCCCGATCCGCGTCGGGTGCTGATCATCGGTGCGGGCGATGGCGGTGTTCTGCGGCGTGTGCTGGAGCACAAGGCTGTGGAAAAAGCCGTCATGGTGGAAATTGACGGCGCGGTTATCGAGCTGTCCAAACAGCATCTGCCGAAAATCGCTGGTGACGCATGGAATGACGCCCGTGCGGACGTGATCGTCGGTGACGGCATCGCCTATGTGGCCGAGGCGCCGGATGCTTCGTTTGACGTCATCATCGTCGACAGCACAGATCCGATTGGGGTGGGGGAAGTCCTTTTCACGGATTCCTTCTACGAGCACTGCGCCCGTATTCTTGGGCCGGACGGTCTGATTGTGAATCAGTGTGGTGTGCCGTTCATGCAGGCGGATGAGCTGCATGAGACGAGTCTCCGTCGGGCGAAATTCTTCCCGCAGGTGTCTGCCTACGTCGCGGCTGTACCGACCTATGTCGGTGGATTCATGACGCTGGGGATCGCCTCAAAGGGCGCTGATCCGACGCAGCAGGACGTGACGACAGTAAAAGCGCGAGCCAAACAGGCCGGCGTTCTGGGTAATACGCAGTATTGGACCCCCGAGATTCATGTGGGTTCCTTCAACCTGCCACCCTATATTGCAAAGCATCTTCCCTCCGGGAACTGA